One Mercurialis annua linkage group LG3, ddMerAnnu1.2, whole genome shotgun sequence DNA window includes the following coding sequences:
- the LOC126673103 gene encoding protein SCAR3 produces the protein MPLVRFEVRNEYRLGQSELYKEANREDPKAVLDGVAVAGLVGILRQLGDLAEFAAEVFHGLQQQVMTTASRSHKLTVRVQNIEAALPSLEKAVLAQTSHIHFAYTAGSEWRSRIQNGQNHFIYNDLPWSIMDSYEECRDPPRLHLLDKFDTGGPGSCLKRYSDPTFFRRASGNFKEPDAEKVPKEKKARKTKKKRSSQRKVDSLDSASMPNQSARMSFTSANVNGQTSPSHTASTTDMTLKSDLCYQSNSFDSRTGSAYVECVFQLNSTAQPQEQDSKEFSPMFMHHDDIADSVISDGVPSIAPNNFHQSCSPEEDVPSSTCDTWDEKAEIMELKGVQFDEKSEMLEPKQAYSEKSKVTEMFTTDSDLVFQNGEIVDHRNSDQIDLVLNNDDALQSSSSKNELDEVDSEPDNFMDALNTIESESENDLDCQTKHEVEQFSPGVEGTEYSIHKDMEHTSDDLLKSEHISDDPIKSESVVASHLSLIKGTAEDSPDSVPSNSFSHEHTSPISGDPCNLDNLPSIRSSTSPESLDSPRVESIFSGSDPSPSGCGILSTMDPSSDKDVSNSCKSQESHAELASIQPVSFWTNGSLLGLEPSKPPDFAVANTSIKVSERRSNGEVTCPPNHINTPYNGGVRSQEKVLHSEHSNSQQADQASEVDKTGDFHHSNGLNYADGEGHKTTAVVKVTSIPDHEENSSQIFGLGHRLLINGFRTKMSLVSDSESELASSLRTGASSDQRNGHCSITYHASPDKPLNEKFGYKTTVDSLTPSPTLDYMKTSFHPSPPLGHMKLSFQPIDGSEASKLNLKFPDGNYSNGSFKDMFTSFQLVPDPTVRQKYSDSDGDTFCRSSPYMSDDDLCHHSDSDSEQWESDESPENKDHELYDALCRISHVDSVSNSVQHQEFENVVDASLSSSMLDLPSFDAVNTPITGKSKDNLGPRNFIELQYLKDPNPSPPPPPPVQWRATKAASSMPEDEQNRIFEAHEHAVDLKSSESTISQQHKAAPANEQQTNEATIAFKLNSKDQWKLNRPKEANRPANTEEIDEKEDFLHQIRTKSFTLRRTATAKPTVSPGPVANDKVTAILEKAIAIRQAVGSDDGEDDDTWSDA, from the exons atgccaTTGGTGAGGTTTGAAGTGAGGAATGAGTATAGGTTAGGTCAATCGGAGCTGTATAAAGAAGCGAACCGGGAAGATCCTAAAGCGGTTCTTGACGGCGTTGCTGTTGCTGGTCTCGTCGGGATCTTGCGTCAATTAGGCGATCTCGCTGa ATTTGCAGCAGAGGTTTTTCATGGCCTACAGCAGCAAGTAATGACTACAGCTTCTAGGAGCCATAAGTTGACGGTTCGTGTGCAAAATATTGAAGCTGCACTGCCTTCTCTGGAGAAGGCGGTGCTTGCCCAAACGAGTCACATACACTTTGCGTATACAGCTG GTTCTGAATGGCGTTCTCGCATTCAAAATGGACAAAATCACTTCATATATAATGACTTACCATGGTCTATCATGGATTCCTATGAAGAATGTCGTGATCCTCCACGACTGCACTTACTTGACAA ATTTGATACTGGCGGCCCAGGATCTTGTTTGAAGAGATATTCAGATCCAACCTTTTTTAGAAGAGCATCAGGCAACTTCAAGGAACCAGATGCTGAGAAAGTTCCAAAGGAAAAGAAGGCTCGCAAAACCAAG AAAAAGAGATCGTCACAGAGGAAAGTGGACTCTCTGGATTCTGCATCAATGCCAAATCAGAGTGCAAG AATGTCTTTTACCTCTGCAAATGTTAATGGGCAAACTTCTCCATCTCATACTGCCTCCACAACTGACATGACATTAAAATCTGATCTGTGTTATCAATCAAATTCATTTGATTCAAGAACAGGATCAGCTTATGTTGAATGTGTTTTCCAATTAAATTCCACTGCACAACCTCAAGAACAGGATTCTAAGGAATTTTCTCCAATGTTCATGCACCATGATGATATTGCTGATTCAGTTATCTCTGATGGAGTTCCCAGCATTGCACCTAATAATTTTCATCAGAGTTGTTCGCCTGAGGAAGATGTGCCGAGTTCAACTTGTGATACGTGGGATGAAAAGGCCGAAATAATGGAGCTGAAGGGAGTACAGTTTGATGAAAAGTCAGAAATGTTGGAGCCTAAGCAGGCATATTCTGAAAAAAGTAAAGTTACGGAAATGTTTACAACAGACTCTGATCTAGTCTTTCAGAATGGGGAAATCGTTGACCATAGAAATTCTGATCAAATTGACCTGGTATTGAATAATGATGATGCGCTGCAATCAAGCTCCAGTAAGAATGAACTTGATGAAGTGGACAGTGAACCAGACAACTTCATGGATGCCCTTAACACCATTGAGTCAGAATCTGAAAATGACCTTGATTGCCAAACTAAACATGAAGTGGAGCAATTTTCCCCCGGTGTTGAAGGAACAGAATACAGCATCCATAAGGACATGGAACATACTTCTGATGATCTTTTGAAAAGCGAACATATATCTGATGATCCTATTAAAAGTGAATCTGTTGTTGCATCGCACCTTTCTCTAATAAAAGGAACAGCTGAAGACTCGCCCGACAGTGTTCCATCAAATAGCTTTTCCCATGAACATACATCTCCCATCTCTGGAGATCCTTGTAATTTAGATAATCTACCAAGCATTAGAAGTTCTACAAGTCCTGAATCTCTTGATAGTCCGAGAGTAGAATCTATATTCAGTGGAAGTGATCCTTCACCCTCAGGCTGCGGAATATTAAGCACAATGGACCCATCTAGTGATAAGGATGTTAGCAATTCCTGCAAGTCTCAAGAATCTCATGCCGAATTGGCTAGTATTCAACCAGTATCCTTCTGGACAAATGGCAGTCTGTTAGGACTTGAGCCATCAAAGCCCCCTGATTTTGCTGTTGCAAACACATCAATTAAGGTATCTGAGAGAAGAAGTAACGGTGAAGTCACGTGTCCTCCAAATCACATTAATACGCCGTACAATGGTGGAGTGAGAAGCCAAGAAAAGGTTCTGCATTCTGAACACTCCAATTCACAGCAAGCGGATCAAGCTTCTGAAGTTGATAAGACTGGTGATTTTCATCATAGTAATGGATTAAATTACGCTGATGGTGAAGGGCATAAAACTACTGCTGTAGTCAAAGTTACATCTATTCCAGACCATGAAGAAAACTCGTCTCAAATATTTGGTCTTGGCCATAGGTTACTTATTAATGGCTTTCGTACAAAGATGTCACTCGTCTCTGATAGCGAATCTGAGCTGGCTAGCTCATTGAGAACTGGGGCATCATCAGACCAGAGAAATGGGCACTGTAGCATTACATATCATGCATCTCCAGACAAACCATTAAATGAGAAGTTTGGATATAAAACTACTGTAGATTCGCTTACTCCATCACCAACACTTGACTATATGAAAACATCTTTCCACCCTTCACCACCACTAGGACATATGAAATTATCTTTCCAACCTATTGATGGTTCTGAGGCTTCCAAACTGAATTTGAAATTTCCTGATGGTAATTACAGTAATGGAAGCTTTAAAGATATGTTCACATCATTTCAGTTGGTCCCAGATCCTACTGTTAGACAAAAATATTCTGATTCTGACGGTGATACTTTCTGCAGATCATCTCCTTATATGTCAGATGATGATCTTTGCCATCACTCTGATTCAGATTCTGAGCAATGGGAATCTGATGAATCGCCTGAAAACAAGGACCATGAGCTTTATGATGCTTTGTGCAGAATATCACATGTTGATTCTGTTTCAAACTCTGTACAGCATCAAGAATTTGAGAATGTCGTAGATGCATCTCTCTCTTCTTCTATGCTAGATCTTCCTAGTTTTGATGCTGTGAACACTCCAATAACGGGAAAATCAAAAGATAATTTAGGACCAAGGAATTTCATAGAACTACAATATCTCAAGGACCCCAACCCATCACCACCACCCCCTCCTCCAGTGCAATGGCGGGCTACAAAAGCCGCCTCTTCTATGCCAGAAGACGAGCAAAACAGAATATTCGAAGCCCATGAACATGCAGTTGATCTTAAAAGCTCAGAATCCACAATATCTCAGCAACATAAAGCAGCCCCAGCTAACGAGCAACAAACTAATGAGGCGACAATTGCATTTAAACTAAATAGCAAG GATCAGTGGAAGTTGAATAGACCAAAAGAAGCTAATCGGCCTGCAAATACTGAAGAGATAGATGAAAAGGAAGACTTCTTGCATCAAATCAGAACGAAG TCTTTCACTCTGAGACGCACTGCAACAGCAAAGCCTACCGTCTCACCAGGTCCTGTTGCAAATGACAAGGTCACTGCAATTTTGGAGAAAGCAATTGCAATCCGTCAG GCTGTTGGCAGCGATGATGGAGAGGACGATGATACTTGGAGCGACGCTTAA